DNA from Candidatus Baltobacteraceae bacterium:
CGACCAATCGTGCATCGTCACCGCGGATATCGACTTGCGCGACATCGACCTGGCGCGCGCAAGCTTCCCGCTTATCGGCGATCTCGATGCGGTGCTGCCGGATCTTTTGCTCGACGAAGAGCTGCCGCTGCCGCGCGGAGGACGCGATGCTGCCGATCGTTGAAGCGGCGCGCCCGACGCTCGAGCCGCCGGGCATCGACGCGGCCGTGACGGCCGAATGGCTGACCTCGTTCCTGCGCGACGAGCTTGCCGGCCGGCGCAATATTTCTCGCGCCGTCGTCGGGCTCTCCGGCGGCGTGGATTCGGCGGTGACGGCGTTCCTGTGCGCGCGCGCGCTCGGCGCCCAGAACGTGTATGCGATTCGGATGCCGTACGCCACGTCGAGTTCGTCGAGCTTGTCCGACGCGCAGCTGGTCGTCGACGCGTTGGGTATTCACTGCCGCACGATCGAGATCACCGCGGCCGTGGACGGATACCTGCAGTACGAATCGGACGCGAACGGACGGCGCCGCGGTAACGTCATGGCCCGTACGCGCATGGTCGTGCTCTTCGATCAATCGGCGAAATACGACGCCCTTCCCATCGGA
Protein-coding regions in this window:
- a CDS encoding NAD+ synthase, which encodes MLPIVEAARPTLEPPGIDAAVTAEWLTSFLRDELAGRRNISRAVVGLSGGVDSAVTAFLCARALGAQNVYAIRMPYATSSSSSLSDAQLVVDALGIHCRTIEITAAVDGYLQYESDANGRRRGNVMARTRMVVLFDQSAKYDALPIGTGNKTERLLGYFTWHADDTPPVNPIGDLFKTQVWELARYLGVPPALIEKAPSADLEAGQTDEADLGITYARADAILAQLLLGYSNAQLVTRGFAAEEVALIRRRVDGTHWKRHLPTTAMLTSTAINEFYLRPVDY